Genomic window (Opitutaceae bacterium):
CTCTGCTTCAGGAGAAGAAAGCCGTGCATTGAAAATTCCGGCAACGACCGCTCCAATGTAACCGAATGACATCCAAGGAAGCCCAGAAGCGCATGATTGACCTGCGGGCGGAAGTGTCGCGTCACGACGCGCTCTACTATCGCGAGGCGCGCAGTGAGATCTCCGACTTTGAATATGACCGTCTGAAGCGCGAACTCGCCGATCTCGAGCGCGCCCACCCGAAGGAGACCGCCGCCCTGGGAGCCGAATCTCCGACCCATCGAATCGGAGACGATCGAGCCGAGGGTTTCCAGCGGGTGCGGCACCTGACGCCGATGACAACGCTCGAGAACACCTACGACGAACTCGAACTGCGGGAGTTCGATCTGCGTCTGCAGCGGCTCCTCGGAAAGTCCGATCTGGCCTTCACCGTCGAACCCAAGGTCGATGGCGCATCCATCAGCCTCACCTTTGAAAAGGGAAGATTCACGCGGGCCGTCACGCGCGGGGATGGCGAGGAAGGCGATGACGTCACCGCCAATGTCAGCCGGATCGCCTCCCTGCCGAGGGTGCTGACGCCTGGCAGCGCTGATGCGGCGATACCGGAGCTCGTTGAGATTAGAGGAGAAATTTTCCTGCGGTTTGAGGAGTTCAATCGAATCAACCAACTGCAGGAGGAAGCTGGTGGAGAGCGCTATGCGAATCCCCGCAATCTTGCGTCTGGCACGCTCAAGCTGCTCGATCCGACGATCGTCGCGCAGAGGAGCCTTGAACTCGTGGTCTATGGGCTCGGCGCGTGCGAACCACCCGCGCTGAAGACACAGTCAGCCTTGCATTCCGCGCTCAGGGCGTGGGGGTTGCCCGGCCTGGATACGGTGGTGCGCGTGACCGGCATCGATGCAGTGTGGAAGGCGATCCAGAATTTGGATACGGCTCGCTCATCGCTCCCCTTTGCGACGGATGGCGCGGTGGTGAAACTCGATGAATTCAGCCAGCAGCGCGAGGCGGGCTATCGGGGGGAGGGGGAGCGGGCCCGCAAGCTTTCGCCACGCTGGGCGTGCGCCTTCAAGTTTGCCCCCGAGCAGGCGGAGACGCGCCTGCGCGAAATCACGATCCAGGTTGGTCGCACCGGCGTGCTCACTCCCGTCGCTGAACTCGACCCCGTACTGCTTGCAGGCTCCACCGTCTCACGAGCGACGCTGCACAATCGCGATGAGATTGCCAGAAAGGACATCCGCATCGGCGACTTCGTGCTCGTTGAAAAGGCGGGTGAAATCATTCCCGCCGTGATCGGAGTGAACCTCGAGCGTCGCACACCCGAGTGTCTGCCGTACCAGTTCCCCAGCCTGTGCCCGGCCTGCAATACGCCTGTCGTGCAATGGGAGGGGGAGGTGGCCTGGCGCTGCCCAAATGAATCCTGTCCGGTGCAGGTCAGGCGACGCGTGCAGCACTTCGCATCGAAGGCGTGCGTCGACATCGACGGGCTTGGAGAGGCGATGGTGGACACGCTTGTGGAGAAAGGATGGGTGAGCCGGATTTCGGATCTGTACCGGCTCCGTCGCGACGATCTGCTGAGCCTCGGCAAGAGCGTGGCCAGGTCGACGGACAAGCTTCTGGCTGCGATCGAGAAGAGCAAGACCGCCGAGCTCTGGCGGTTCGTGCATGGGCTCGGGATTCCGTATGTCGGCGCCGCATCGGCCAAGGATCTCGCCGCGCACTTCGGAGGCCTCGAGGCACTCGTCGAATCGAGACACGCTGATTTTCTCGGCGAAGGAAAGGAGACGGTCATCCCGGGGATCGGCGAAACCATGGCGCTGGCCATTCTTGATTTTTTCAACAAGCCGGGGAATCGCGCCTTGATTTCAGATCTGGTGTCGGCGGGCATTCATCCGACGCCGCCGGCCGCCAAAGCCTCCGTGGGTACCGCGCTGGAGGGAAAAACCATCGTGCTCACAGGCACGCTTCCCACGCTCACGCGCGAGGAGGCGACTGCGCGGATTGAGGCCGCCGGTGGAAAAGTCAGCGGCAGCGTGAGCAGGAAAACCAGCTACGTTCTCGCGGGAGAGGAAGCCGGTTCCAAGTTGGAAAAGGCGAAATCGCTGGGCATCCCGATTCTTTCCGAAGCCGAGTTCCGGTCGCTGCTTGGTGAATAGACCGCCGCGTCTGTTGCCGCCGGACCAGGTGCTTGGCCGGCGATCAACCCGGAGGCCAGCTCATCGAACGACCCCCAAGCAGATGGACATGCAGGTGGGGCACGCTTTCTCCTCCATCCGGACCGTTGTTGATGACGATGCGGTAGCCCTTGGAGAGATGGAGAGTTCTTGCGAGCGCGGCGGCGGTCAGCAGGAGGTGCCCAAGGAGGGACTGATTTTCCGGAGGGACCTCGCCGATTCTGGGGAAAGGGGTTTTGGGAATGATCAGGACATGCACGGGCGCCTGCGGTGCGATGTCATGGATGGCGATGCACTTGTCGTCCTCGTGCGCAATTTTCGCGGGAATCTCACGATCGATGATCTTCTGAAAGAGGGTCTTTGCCATGACGCGGTTCTAGCGGAGTCATGACCTGAATCGAGGCGAATCACCGCCGCCGCGTTCGCAGCGGAGCTGCTCAGAGAAACAGGAGATTCAGGCTCGCGGACTTCAATGTGCGCGCCGCGGCGAGTGAACGAATGAAGGCGAGCGCCTCATCGTAGTCGCGTTTCCTAGCCGGACTCCTGCGTTTGTTGTCGGGCAGAAGGGCTGGGCGAAGATTTGTGATCAGCAGTGTCGCCTCGCGATAGGGAGCGAGCTGCTTGAGGCCGGTCATGATTTCAGCGCGTGTAAAGAGGGGAGTGGCTGACACCAGGGTGGCCGCGGCGTCCCAGTGAAAGAAGCCGTGTGCGGGACTGCGTCCAAAGAACCTCGCGAGCAGATCGGCGGCTGCGGCGGTGAATGCGGCGTCGTAGAGATCCGCGGACTCGGGTTCGCGCTGCGTCCGCGATTCCAGCTCAGCGAGACTGAAGGCGATGGCGTCCCTGATCTGCCGGGCGAGGTAGAGGTCGTGCCCGGTGACCTGGGCGAAGAGCGCGTTGATGAGA
Coding sequences:
- the ligA gene encoding NAD-dependent DNA ligase LigA, with product MTSKEAQKRMIDLRAEVSRHDALYYREARSEISDFEYDRLKRELADLERAHPKETAALGAESPTHRIGDDRAEGFQRVRHLTPMTTLENTYDELELREFDLRLQRLLGKSDLAFTVEPKVDGASISLTFEKGRFTRAVTRGDGEEGDDVTANVSRIASLPRVLTPGSADAAIPELVEIRGEIFLRFEEFNRINQLQEEAGGERYANPRNLASGTLKLLDPTIVAQRSLELVVYGLGACEPPALKTQSALHSALRAWGLPGLDTVVRVTGIDAVWKAIQNLDTARSSLPFATDGAVVKLDEFSQQREAGYRGEGERARKLSPRWACAFKFAPEQAETRLREITIQVGRTGVLTPVAELDPVLLAGSTVSRATLHNRDEIARKDIRIGDFVLVEKAGEIIPAVIGVNLERRTPECLPYQFPSLCPACNTPVVQWEGEVAWRCPNESCPVQVRRRVQHFASKACVDIDGLGEAMVDTLVEKGWVSRISDLYRLRRDDLLSLGKSVARSTDKLLAAIEKSKTAELWRFVHGLGIPYVGAASAKDLAAHFGGLEALVESRHADFLGEGKETVIPGIGETMALAILDFFNKPGNRALISDLVSAGIHPTPPAAKASVGTALEGKTIVLTGTLPTLTREEATARIEAAGGKVSGSVSRKTSYVLAGEEAGSKLEKAKSLGIPILSEAEFRSLLGE
- a CDS encoding HIT domain-containing protein; translation: MAKTLFQKIIDREIPAKIAHEDDKCIAIHDIAPQAPVHVLIIPKTPFPRIGEVPPENQSLLGHLLLTAAALARTLHLSKGYRIVINNGPDGGESVPHLHVHLLGGRSMSWPPG